Genomic segment of Arachis hypogaea cultivar Tifrunner chromosome 11, arahy.Tifrunner.gnm2.J5K5, whole genome shotgun sequence:
AGAGGATGAGATGTTAATCAGTGCATGGTTAAATGTTTCAACTGACCTTATAGTTGGTACTGATCAAAAGGGAGAAACATTTTTGAGTCGAATTCATAGCTACTGTATAGAATTTTGCTCCGACATGACAAGGTGGGTAGTTGCATGTAAGAAACGATGGTATAAGATCAACAAGGCTGTTGCACAATTTGCTAATTGCTACGATCAAGCTAGTCGAAACATAAGGAGTGGTTCAAACGCTAATGATATAAAGGAGTTGGCCTACAAACTTTATTTCacaaattatggtaaaaatttCACTTTTGAGAGGCATTGGAACGTGGCTTCCCTGGCATGTTGGgtagcattgactgcatgcattggcaatgaaaaaattgtccaaaggcgtggaaatgtatgtacatgagtggttatcgtGGGGTTGCAACCATAGTATTTGAGGTTGTAGCATCTTCAGACCTTTGGATATGGCATGTGTTCTTTGGAGTTTCTGGTTCAAATAACGATATCAACGTGTTAGATCGTTCTCTAATGTTCGATGATATTCTAAATGACCGTGCTCCGGaggtaaattatactattaatggtaataattatactatgggatactatttagcagatggtatttatcctggatgggccacatttgtcaaatcaatctcaaagccaCAATGGGAGAAATgcaagttatttgcacaataccaagaagggcaaagaaaAGATGTGGAGCGAGCATTAGGAGTGTTGTAAGCACGCTTTGCAATTATACGTGGTCCAGCTCGTTtttggaaaaagaagaagcttgccaacataatgagagcttgtattatattgcataatatgattgttgaggatgaaagagacactTATACAAAAAATTTTGCTCAAGGCTTAGAGTATGATGATGTCGAAAATGGCTCATCACAACCTCAGTTGGAAGAAGaagattttgcaccataccatcaattCTCCAAAGAAATGCCCAACTTTAAAATACGCAGCAGCATAGACAATTGAAAGtggacttgattgaacacatatggcaatttcacaatgcttgtcgtcaactataaagcttaattatatttttctttgtattaagtaattttataaattagtgtaatcccgaattatatattgcgtattattgttatatatgaatttatttaatattaatatcttttaatagtaaattatttttaaatttataaatttaaattacattaatttcaagtattttaattaattaattaagttggaTCACAACATGGACTAAAGTTAGTttctcctaatggagaagagagatgctttgagttcctatttactgtttatgacgcaaaagcttatgtaaagttactttttatgacaagtGTGCCAtaaataggaattggaatgagTTCCTGCTGGAGATGGTCTAATGGAATGTTTCGTACGGTCTGTGTTTGTGTCAGTCCAAACAATCGACAGGTGTGTTGGTGACTAACCATGTGCAACATTGCTGTGGTAATTCTGACCTTTAAACAGGTTTATCTGAtcttttagtaattatatttttCGATGTTGCTTTTAGGATCGATACGTGATATACATATTTTGCATATCTAATGTATAAATATGTTATTGTTGTAAGTTGGGCCATTCTATTGGGCTTGCAAACATTTTTTGGGCTAATTTAGTGATTTGTGTTTGTTAATTTCCTAAGTTGGATAATAAGTAATATTAGAGTTGGAGTTTCCTGATAagttaaatgagttggattttaAGATTGGGTTTAAAAAGCACTTTTGAGGAGGTTAACaaaaacattataaaataatatataaaaaaaaaagaagaaaatattataACGAATGTTATGATTTGGTGGAGTATTTATTGGTGTTATTGTTGCATAGCATATTACTGACTTGTTCTAATTGATCTCCAATAGAACATACCTCAACTAGAAAATCATATACAACAAAAACATTAAACGAGTACTTCATTCTTCATTCTtccaaaataacaaaaaatgcagaacacaaacaaaatgtATTTACCATCAACACTCGATCTTAAAGAATACAGATGTGTTGAAAGTCTTCAAAATGTTTATGATTCAAAGTGTAGGTTTGCTTGTCTATGTTTCCATGGCTGCCACAAGCATTTCAGACTAAATGCATAACTACAACTCTTTTAAGATGTTGgcatactaaaatttttttttacggacttttttttttgtttaatcaaTGATATGAACTATGAATgatcattttctcttttttattttacatattattaaagattttcctttcttattttctctttttttcttatcGATGAAATTTTCATAAAGATTatcatttattaaatatttttattttttatttttcacttgttttttttttttttcatttttccttaTTCATGGGTTCCTTTTTGTTTTTTGTATGAtcatgaatttaaaaaaaaagtttaagaaaCATTCTTATGAAACCACGAATTGGGCCGGCCCTCATGATAAAGAATACGTATTCAGCTTAAAACAACTCGGGCCGCATTATGTGTGAGGTAGAGTCCAACAATTTATTAAATCCTAGGGGCACCTTTGAAAATACTATGTGGtgcctttttcaaaacttaaatcttttagggatcaaacacaattCCATGATAAAACTGAAAACCCAGATTAGAGTGTGTCAGACTGTACCAGGCGTTTTATTAACCTCAATTGGACAGGCCCGGGCTAAAATCCACCCGTTTCATCTTCTCATTTCTCAAATTGGATCTCGTTTCATCTCACGCTTCTCGTTAATTGAAATTCACGCCGCCCTCAACGGCTGCTCCGGCCACAGCCACCGCCTCCTTCTCCCTCTGTTCTACTTAACAGGTAccttttctctcttttgtttAGGGAATAGTAGATCGGTTGAAATTCGAACCTAGATCTTCAGATTTCGTCTCCgttttatgttttctttgcattgtaTCGAagatccctctttttttttttctgggatTTGGTTTGATGTTTTTCTTGCTCGTTTTTGTAATGCCGCCCCCACTTTGTTCGATTTGTCTACGTTTGCTAATTGCCTGCGATTCTGTGATCCACTTTTCAATAAGCCCTGACACGAAATTCTCTCTCActtcttgtttcaattttatgCCAAATCTAAACCCTTGTTGCATTGTGTTGATTGCTGTCATAACAGTTATTCTGTTCTGTTCTTTTTTTGTGGGTTGGGGTAATTAGCTATTATGTTTTTGTTGAGGGGTTAGTGATGCAAAGTAAATTGATATTTGAAGCATGAATAGTTGCTTCGATAAACTTGTACATAATATTTATGTACATTGTGTTGAATCTTATATGTATGGTTTGTTTGATGTATGTTGGCTTGTACGCTGTAGTGTGCTTAATATTGTtgatgacaaaaataaaaagataggaACAACATCGAAATCAAACAGGCACATTGCGGGGTGGCAAGTTAAATAgaatttagttttagtttattttcatggGCAAATTGTTTACTCAACTTTTTTTTTGTGTCTTGATACCAGAAACATGCCTGCCCAGAAGGTTGAAACGGGTCATCAAGACACAGTCCATGATGTTGCAATGGATTACTACGGTAAGAGGCTCGCTACAGCCTCATCTGATCACACAATTAAGATAATTGGGGTTAGCAACTCGGCCTCTCAGCATTTAGCAACTTTGGCCGGTCACCAGGGTCCTGTTTGGCAGGTGGTATGggcccacccaaaatttggctcTTTACTTGCTTCATGTTCCTATGATGGGCGTGTCATTATTTGGAAGGAGGGTAACCCAAATGAATGGACTCAAGCTCATGTCTTCGATGACCACAAGTCATCGGTAAATTCGGTCGCATGGGCACCTCATGAGTTGGGTCTCTGTTTAGCTTGTGGTTCATCTGATGGTAATATATCTGTTTTTACAGCAAGAGCAGATGGTGGATGGGACACCTCGAGGATTGACCAAGCCCATCCAGTTGGTGTAACTTCTGTGTCATGGGCACCGTCAACGGCACCAGGTGCACTTGTTGGTGCCGGGTTGCTTGATCCTGTACAGAAGCTGTGTTCTGGTGGTTGTGATAATACTGTGAAGGTATGGAAGCTCAACAACGGACTTTGGAAGATGGACTGCTTCCCGGCTCTTCAGATGCATACAGATTGGGTTCGAGATGTTGCTTGGGCACCTAATTTGGGACTTCCTAAATCTACTATTGCGAGTGCATCCCAGGATGGAAAAGTGATTATGTGGACTGTGGGCAAGGAGGGAGATCAGTGGGAAGGCAAGATCTTGTCCGATTTTAAGACACCGGTTTGGAGGGTTTCATGGTCGTTGACTGGAAATATTTTGGCTGTGGCTGATGGTAATAACAATGTGACATTATGGAAAGAAGCAGTAGATGGGGAATGGCAACAGGTGACAACGGTAGAGccttaaaattatcaatttagaATTTTGGAGACTTTTTCATTTTGGAATATAATTGACATCTTGTTCCTTTGCATATTATACAGTTAAGTAATTGTGCTTGATAATCCCTTCCTTGAATTCCATTGATAATTTGTGCTTGCAAGAATGAAGTTGATTAGTGTGAGCTTTTCTCCTTTTGAGTTAGAAGGATATGATTCAGGTATATAATGAGACATTTCATAAGAATTTTGGATATTTGTCCTGGCAGTTGTGTAAATTATGACTGTTGTGTTAAATTTTAGACGTGCATTTGTAAGCATTACTACATGTGCTAtgttttatttgcaattcataaaGTTAGCAGTGGCATAAATGTATTGGTCCTCACATATCTGTCATGCTTGCCAACGAAATTTATGTTTGTTCCTCAAGGATTCCTGTGATTCTTAATGGCAAGATTTTTTTCCCTTGTACTGCATCAGATGGAGCTTCTTTGTTGTTCATTACATTGATCCATTTTGTAATCTTGATCCGCTTACTTGATTAGGAGGTAACATGTAACTAAACTATTTTCAAGTATCATATTGGAGTGAGAAACTTGAAATATCGTGTTTTGAATGAGAATGAAAGGTGACGTGATCACAATTGCC
This window contains:
- the LOC112720232 gene encoding protein transport protein SEC13 homolog B translates to MPAQKVETGHQDTVHDVAMDYYGKRLATASSDHTIKIIGVSNSASQHLATLAGHQGPVWQVVWAHPKFGSLLASCSYDGRVIIWKEGNPNEWTQAHVFDDHKSSVNSVAWAPHELGLCLACGSSDGNISVFTARADGGWDTSRIDQAHPVGVTSVSWAPSTAPGALVGAGLLDPVQKLCSGGCDNTVKVWKLNNGLWKMDCFPALQMHTDWVRDVAWAPNLGLPKSTIASASQDGKVIMWTVGKEGDQWEGKILSDFKTPVWRVSWSLTGNILAVADGNNNVTLWKEAVDGEWQQVTTVEP